In Listeria cossartiae subsp. cossartiae, one genomic interval encodes:
- a CDS encoding GntR family transcriptional regulator encodes MKFDDSKPIYKQIVHYIHTEIVTGKYEAGDKLLSVRELATKLEVNPTTIQRAYAELEEAGIIFTVRGTGKYLTEDKRRMEQLENDIAKQLTENFISEMSKLGINKEKIIAWVKKVEEVEVNVSGE; translated from the coding sequence ATGAAGTTTGATGATAGTAAACCCATTTATAAACAAATCGTTCATTATATTCATACAGAAATTGTTACAGGAAAATATGAGGCTGGTGACAAGCTACTATCTGTAAGAGAGCTAGCAACAAAGTTAGAAGTAAATCCGACAACCATCCAGCGAGCTTATGCAGAACTGGAAGAAGCGGGGATTATTTTCACCGTTCGAGGTACTGGTAAATATTTGACAGAAGATAAGAGGAGAATGGAGCAATTGGAAAATGACATCGCAAAACAACTTACCGAAAATTTTATTAGTGAAATGAGTAAATTAGGAATTAATAAAGAAAAAATCATCGCTTGGGTGAAAAAAGTAGAGGAGGTAGAAGTAAATGTTAGTGGGGAATAA
- a CDS encoding ATP-binding cassette domain-containing protein: MLVGNNIAKSYPNKLVLQNVDFEAKPGDMIVLTGENGSGKTTLLDMLANLKKPDSGTLQLDNEVFIKNEIRQQIAYLNNELYAKKSTTIEEFMKQHALLFENMELDKWDRLLAGWRINKRLKLGELSTGMLMKVKIGSVLARKAKLYLYDEPFASIDIMARSEVMKAIISETEPDAITIISSHHLEGTEKLYNKLWLIKDNTLKTIETETYREATGNSLIDFYKEEMNK, from the coding sequence ATGTTAGTGGGGAATAATATCGCTAAATCCTATCCAAATAAATTAGTCTTACAAAATGTGGACTTCGAAGCAAAGCCAGGCGACATGATCGTGCTCACTGGTGAAAATGGTAGCGGGAAAACGACCTTGCTAGATATGTTAGCAAATTTGAAGAAACCGGATAGTGGCACATTACAACTAGATAATGAAGTTTTCATAAAGAATGAAATCCGTCAGCAAATCGCTTATTTAAATAATGAACTTTACGCTAAAAAAAGTACTACTATAGAAGAATTTATGAAACAACATGCGCTTCTTTTTGAAAATATGGAGTTAGATAAGTGGGACCGATTACTTGCTGGATGGCGAATTAACAAACGCCTAAAACTTGGCGAACTATCAACAGGTATGTTAATGAAAGTGAAAATTGGTAGTGTGTTAGCAAGAAAAGCCAAATTGTATCTTTATGATGAACCTTTTGCGAGTATCGATATTATGGCTCGTTCAGAAGTAATGAAAGCTATTATTAGCGAAACAGAGCCAGATGCTATCACGATTATTTCTTCGCACCATTTAGAAGGAACCGAAAAACTATACAACAAACTTTGGTTAATTAAAGATAATACATTAAAAACAATAGAAACAGAAACTTATCGCGAGGCAACAGGCAACTCATTAATCGATTTCTATAAGGAGGAAATGAACAAATGA
- a CDS encoding ABC transporter permease, translating into MTKMITFYLKQISPILLIGLALIFGLNFLGFTINLLEGTDLLFRAIRGTTVMSLILVLITTWKITKLDTSKENVTLASLSGFSETKKFFGKLFAAYLSAITVILLQSAFIWYYGFETGRIEAGDTLSFISGTLMMFLFIAMFVCYFVIPVGWLKDHVKASSLQKAAVVLLPFAILIVNLLAEYYLHIYNSAGIISILPNGHFEISLLSIIWNVGLCSVIAGSYIYMKSKKMDTI; encoded by the coding sequence ATGACAAAAATGATTACTTTTTATTTAAAACAAATTAGTCCTATTCTTTTGATTGGACTTGCACTTATCTTCGGGCTGAACTTTCTAGGATTCACGATAAATCTGCTGGAGGGAACTGATTTGCTTTTTAGAGCAATTCGAGGGACAACGGTGATGAGCTTAATTCTAGTCCTTATCACGACTTGGAAAATCACGAAACTAGACACATCGAAAGAAAATGTAACACTTGCTTCTCTTTCTGGATTTTCAGAAACAAAGAAATTTTTTGGAAAACTATTTGCTGCTTATTTATCAGCAATTACTGTAATTTTACTTCAAAGTGCCTTTATTTGGTATTACGGTTTTGAAACAGGGCGGATTGAAGCAGGCGATACGTTATCGTTTATATCTGGAACGCTGATGATGTTTTTATTTATCGCCATGTTTGTTTGTTACTTTGTTATTCCGGTAGGTTGGTTAAAAGATCATGTGAAGGCGAGTTCTCTTCAAAAAGCGGCGGTCGTTTTACTTCCTTTTGCTATCCTAATTGTCAATTTATTAGCAGAATATTACTTGCATATTTATAACAGTGCGGGAATTATCTCTATTTTGCCAAATGGTCATTTTGAGATTTCGCTTCTTTCTATTATTTGGAATGTAGGATTATGTTCAGTTATTGCAGGCAGCTATATCTACATGAAATCTAAAAAAATGGATACTATTTGA
- a CDS encoding ABC transporter ATP-binding protein/permease, translated as MLEVKHLKKSYKLGKKSETPVLKDINVTIQDGEFAAIIGKSGSGKSTLLNIISGLDTDYSGQVLYNGDDLQDIDLDAYHLNHIGFIFQSFHLVNHMSVIENVKIPLYLNAELSESDRNARALDLLRQVGLDEFASKKPTQLSGGQKQRVAIARSLANNPDMIIADEPTGALDSVTSAEIIKLLKDLAAKGTTVIVVTHDLNIADQTDAVLRLADGEVISFERKKEVIQKVTHKNEKKLRLNWWATAKISFKSFFNRKFRNLLVALGTSIGIIAILLAFGLGNGVNQSLSKIFGTTFSPNQITTYYKEDGGSRSPEPTTPLTSSEIKKIKQLYEAENITEIYERTTIQGIKFEYDGQYLKDISAEMQEANFKASRYEDLTVKDEYLLSGKMVTNNETGAVIPSSVARAILGKKDSDELTKSDGDKLIGKKITLVYAGRNSDTKNTVKTETTISGITNPSKEGFARGFDVSTKTMNDFIKTTGIEKPILSVDAFTKTTAQAEEIAEKYEDDKDWANYSITNANAFVDTFSQFTDIIVYLIAFIAGLSLAVAGVMIAIVLYIGVVERTREIGVFRAIGYRKRHIRGLFIMEASYIIILANVLSSLVAVTIAKIASPILETKIGFEDMIHISFWNFLVTLVITITIGFIFSIYPSNKAAKLDAAEALRSE; from the coding sequence ATGTTAGAAGTTAAACACCTTAAAAAATCTTATAAGTTAGGAAAGAAAAGCGAAACACCAGTTTTGAAAGATATTAATGTGACTATTCAAGACGGAGAATTTGCAGCAATTATAGGAAAAAGTGGTAGTGGGAAGTCTACGTTACTGAATATTATAAGTGGGCTAGATACCGACTATTCCGGACAAGTTTTATACAATGGCGATGATTTACAAGATATAGACTTAGACGCCTATCATCTTAATCATATTGGTTTTATTTTTCAAAGCTTTCACCTAGTTAACCACATGTCTGTTATTGAAAATGTCAAAATTCCTTTATATTTGAATGCTGAATTATCGGAAAGTGACCGAAATGCGAGAGCGCTCGATTTGCTGAGACAAGTCGGATTAGACGAATTTGCTAGTAAAAAACCAACACAACTTTCTGGTGGACAAAAGCAACGAGTAGCGATTGCGAGATCACTTGCCAACAATCCAGATATGATTATTGCGGATGAACCAACCGGAGCGCTTGATAGTGTAACTTCAGCTGAAATTATTAAACTGCTTAAGGATTTGGCCGCAAAAGGCACAACCGTAATAGTTGTAACCCATGATTTAAACATTGCAGACCAAACCGATGCGGTATTGCGGCTAGCGGATGGAGAAGTAATTTCATTTGAAAGAAAAAAAGAAGTTATCCAAAAAGTTACCCACAAAAACGAAAAAAAGTTACGTCTAAACTGGTGGGCGACTGCTAAAATTTCTTTTAAGAGTTTTTTCAATAGAAAATTCCGGAATTTGCTCGTAGCACTTGGGACTTCGATTGGAATTATCGCTATTTTGTTAGCATTTGGGCTTGGAAATGGAGTGAATCAAAGTCTTTCAAAGATTTTTGGAACAACTTTTTCACCCAATCAGATTACGACTTATTATAAAGAAGATGGTGGCTCGAGATCACCTGAACCAACTACTCCGCTAACGAGTAGTGAAATTAAGAAAATCAAGCAATTGTATGAAGCTGAAAATATTACTGAAATTTATGAACGAACTACTATCCAAGGAATTAAATTTGAATATGATGGTCAATATTTGAAAGATATTTCTGCCGAGATGCAAGAAGCTAATTTTAAAGCATCACGCTATGAAGATTTGACTGTGAAAGATGAGTACCTTCTAAGCGGGAAAATGGTGACAAATAATGAAACCGGAGCAGTTATCCCGTCAAGTGTAGCAAGAGCTATTCTTGGAAAAAAGGATTCTGATGAATTAACAAAAAGTGATGGTGATAAACTGATTGGTAAAAAAATAACCTTAGTTTATGCCGGAAGAAACAGTGACACAAAAAATACGGTTAAAACAGAAACAACCATTTCTGGTATTACAAATCCATCTAAAGAAGGTTTTGCTAGAGGATTTGATGTTTCCACAAAAACAATGAACGACTTTATTAAAACAACTGGTATTGAAAAACCGATTTTATCTGTAGATGCATTCACAAAAACGACAGCACAAGCAGAAGAAATCGCAGAGAAATATGAGGATGACAAAGATTGGGCGAATTATTCGATTACAAACGCGAATGCTTTCGTAGATACATTTAGCCAGTTTACCGATATTATTGTGTATTTGATTGCCTTTATTGCAGGTCTTTCGCTTGCAGTTGCTGGCGTGATGATTGCGATTGTGCTATATATCGGTGTGGTGGAACGAACAAGAGAAATCGGTGTATTCCGAGCAATTGGTTATCGAAAACGTCATATTCGCGGACTTTTCATAATGGAAGCAAGCTATATTATTATTTTAGCTAATGTGCTATCAAGTCTTGTCGCCGTGACAATTGCAAAAATAGCTAGTCCTATTTTAGAAACGAAAATTGGCTTTGAAGATATGATTCATATTTCGTTCTGGAATTTCCTTGTTACACTCGTAATAACAATTACAATTGGCTTTATTTTCTCGATTTATCCAAGTAATAAAGCAGCAAAATTAGATGCAGCAGAAGCTTTAAGATCAGAATGA
- a CDS encoding SGNH/GDSL hydrolase family protein → MKKSKTVQILLGFSIIALILSVIGVGSIWYGQKNHQANNTKTTTQKDTTVTKKQDTFKITALGDSLTYGVGDTEGGGYVRVVENFYKQKEKNVENVNLAISGAKSGQLLKQLDQKEVQNQIKSANVILMTIGGNDLFRGGEALDDFKSDAIKQAEASYTSNLKQIYQTIRKLNPSAPVFHIGLYNPFMSLENASEMSAVANEWNMQSQNLSQNEKNIIYIPTFDLFQQNGDAYLATDKFHPNHAGYQFIGNRVTEVIQTGGGESDDGASTSSN, encoded by the coding sequence GTGAAAAAGAGTAAAACAGTTCAGATTCTGTTAGGTTTTTCCATTATTGCATTAATTTTGAGCGTAATTGGGGTTGGATCGATTTGGTATGGGCAGAAAAATCACCAAGCAAATAATACAAAAACAACTACCCAAAAAGATACAACCGTAACGAAAAAACAAGATACCTTTAAAATAACGGCGCTCGGTGACTCACTTACATATGGTGTTGGTGACACAGAAGGCGGTGGGTATGTCCGAGTGGTGGAGAATTTCTACAAACAAAAAGAGAAAAATGTCGAGAATGTCAATCTTGCTATTAGCGGGGCCAAATCAGGACAACTTCTCAAGCAATTAGATCAAAAAGAAGTGCAAAATCAAATAAAATCAGCCAATGTTATTTTAATGACAATTGGCGGCAATGATTTGTTTCGTGGCGGAGAAGCACTGGATGATTTCAAAAGTGATGCGATTAAACAAGCTGAAGCAAGCTATACGAGCAATTTAAAACAAATTTACCAAACGATACGAAAATTGAATCCATCTGCGCCTGTTTTTCATATTGGGCTGTACAATCCGTTTATGTCATTAGAAAATGCGAGCGAAATGTCGGCAGTTGCGAATGAGTGGAACATGCAAAGTCAAAATCTATCGCAAAACGAGAAAAATATCATTTATATTCCGACTTTTGATTTATTTCAGCAAAATGGGGACGCCTATTTAGCGACTGATAAATTTCATCCAAATCATGCCGGATATCAGTTTATCGGTAATCGAGTGACGGAGGTTATTCAGACGGGAGGGGGAGAAAGCGATGACGGAGCTAGCACTTCAAGTAACTAA
- a CDS encoding ABC transporter ATP-binding protein, with product MTELALQVTNLHKKIRKREIIKGISFEVMPGEVFGFLGPNGAGKTTTIRMIVGLIKPTSGTILIGGKDIRKNFTEAMRGLGSIVENPEFYTFLTGQENLAYFARMDSSIKKERIQEVTELVGLEKRINDRVSTYSLGMRQRLGIAQALLSNPKLLILDEPTNGLDPSGIHEMRDFIRALARNEGISVLVSSHLLSEIELLCDRVAIMTEGTIIKTDQVSHLLSSRAQLRWLATPFEQAKAFLESVTEVEVDGEYLVTAVNEHSAEWNEQLVAKGIQVHEIDKKKPSLEDLFLELTGGHTID from the coding sequence ATGACGGAGCTAGCACTTCAAGTAACTAATCTGCATAAAAAAATTCGCAAACGAGAAATTATCAAAGGGATTTCTTTTGAAGTGATGCCCGGAGAAGTTTTTGGCTTTCTTGGACCCAATGGAGCTGGCAAAACAACGACGATTCGAATGATTGTGGGGCTAATCAAACCAACATCTGGAACGATTTTAATTGGTGGAAAAGATATCCGCAAAAATTTCACGGAAGCGATGCGTGGTCTTGGTTCTATTGTGGAGAATCCGGAATTTTATACATTTTTAACAGGCCAAGAAAATTTGGCGTATTTTGCCCGAATGGATTCTTCGATTAAAAAAGAACGCATTCAAGAAGTAACCGAGCTAGTTGGGCTAGAAAAGCGGATAAATGACAGAGTTTCTACTTATTCACTTGGTATGCGCCAGCGTTTAGGCATTGCTCAAGCGTTACTTTCGAATCCGAAATTATTAATTCTTGATGAGCCAACAAACGGTCTCGATCCATCTGGAATTCACGAAATGCGCGACTTTATCCGTGCGCTGGCTAGAAATGAAGGTATTAGTGTGCTCGTGTCTTCTCATTTATTAAGTGAAATTGAACTTTTATGTGACCGAGTGGCGATTATGACAGAGGGGACGATTATTAAAACCGATCAAGTTTCACATCTTCTTAGTTCTCGCGCACAATTACGCTGGCTGGCGACTCCTTTTGAACAAGCCAAAGCATTTTTGGAAAGTGTAACTGAAGTAGAAGTGGACGGCGAATATCTCGTGACCGCAGTGAATGAACATAGCGCCGAATGGAACGAACAGTTGGTTGCAAAAGGCATTCAAGTCCATGAAATCGACAAGAAAAAACCATCTCTCGAAGACCTATTTCTTGAGTTAACAGGAGGTCATACGATTGATTAA
- a CDS encoding ABC transporter permease — MINLVYNEQLKLWRKKRLIVILALVAIIVAIFTYAQFRQHQEDEKQAGTSDWHVQTQQQIVDLENRLGTGRLPEEYQKYFKVLVGQLQYYLDHDINPNAPGAPTFLKTFVENGISLLFPLFIMVIAADLISAETSAGTMKFLLTRPVKRWRILTSKYISMLLSISAIMVLSAVIAYLISGIVFGYGGWDAPVLTGFGMKDGAVTTTDVYQLPVWQLLLMEFGLAWFVSMVVGVLTMFVSVLVRSTAAVMGIMLASLITGTILTNLVSSWPSAKYLFMVNLQLTNYLNGSSPPVEGMTLSFSMLVLTVWMLVAFVLSYFIFTKRDVY; from the coding sequence TTGATTAATTTAGTCTATAATGAGCAATTAAAACTTTGGCGCAAAAAGCGACTCATCGTTATTTTAGCGTTGGTGGCAATTATCGTAGCGATTTTTACGTATGCACAGTTCCGGCAGCATCAAGAAGACGAAAAGCAAGCTGGGACAAGCGATTGGCATGTGCAAACCCAGCAACAAATTGTTGACCTTGAAAACAGACTCGGTACAGGGCGACTGCCAGAAGAATATCAAAAATATTTCAAAGTGCTTGTCGGGCAACTACAATATTATTTAGATCATGACATCAATCCAAATGCTCCTGGAGCCCCAACTTTCCTAAAAACGTTTGTCGAAAATGGTATTAGTTTATTGTTTCCACTTTTTATCATGGTTATAGCGGCTGACTTAATCAGTGCTGAAACAAGTGCGGGAACGATGAAATTCCTGCTGACAAGGCCTGTGAAGCGATGGCGAATTTTGACGAGTAAATATATATCGATGTTGCTCTCAATTTCCGCGATTATGGTATTATCCGCCGTTATTGCCTATCTGATTTCTGGAATTGTGTTTGGTTACGGTGGCTGGGATGCGCCAGTTCTCACCGGATTTGGCATGAAAGATGGTGCTGTGACAACAACAGATGTTTACCAGCTTCCAGTTTGGCAATTACTACTCATGGAATTTGGGCTTGCGTGGTTTGTCAGTATGGTGGTCGGCGTGTTAACGATGTTTGTATCGGTGCTCGTCCGCTCTACAGCCGCAGTAATGGGGATTATGCTTGCTTCACTCATCACCGGAACCATTTTAACCAACCTCGTCAGCTCTTGGCCGAGTGCGAAATATTTATTTATGGTTAATTTACAACTAACGAATTACTTAAACGGCTCCAGCCCACCCGTCGAAGGCATGACATTGAGTTTCTCGATGCTCGTGTTAACCGTGTGGATGCTAGTCGCATTCGTTTTATCCTATTTTATTTTCACCAAAAGAGATGTGTATTAA
- a CDS encoding VOC family protein produces MIKGIHHVSALTKSFSENHHFYSEILGLRLVKNTVNQDNIHMRHLFYGDYIGSPGTLLTFFEVPRIGSSYDERAYFGNVTLGIPTDTSPYWEKRLNDFAISFQKDGQTLTLQDPDTMGIILTEIPATNSNPTIHTDIPAEKQLVRIIGTDYHVPDPTATSQFFTNLFGLERQNGVLVDKNKMSFAKLHATTSDKKSRTGRGTIDHIAYTVETKEAVDELHDLAVRNDLKIEEFVDREYFKSLYIREPGGLRIEFASAGPGFTIDEPLETMGDKLALPSFLEGKRTEIETYFGGDL; encoded by the coding sequence ATGATCAAAGGAATCCATCATGTATCCGCGCTAACGAAATCATTCAGCGAAAATCATCATTTTTATTCAGAAATATTAGGGCTTCGGCTCGTGAAAAATACAGTGAACCAAGACAATATCCATATGCGCCACCTATTTTATGGCGATTATATCGGCTCGCCGGGGACTTTGCTGACATTTTTTGAAGTACCGCGCATTGGCTCAAGCTACGACGAACGCGCCTATTTCGGCAATGTCACCCTAGGAATACCAACAGACACAAGCCCTTACTGGGAAAAAAGGCTAAACGATTTTGCGATTTCTTTTCAAAAAGACGGCCAGACTTTAACCTTACAAGATCCCGACACAATGGGCATCATCCTAACGGAAATACCGGCTACTAATTCTAACCCAACCATCCACACCGATATCCCGGCCGAAAAACAACTTGTTCGAATTATCGGCACTGATTATCACGTGCCAGATCCGACCGCGACGAGCCAGTTTTTCACAAATCTTTTTGGCTTAGAAAGGCAGAATGGGGTATTAGTAGATAAGAACAAGATGAGTTTTGCGAAATTGCACGCCACGACCTCCGACAAAAAATCCCGCACTGGCCGAGGCACGATTGATCATATTGCTTATACTGTAGAAACAAAAGAAGCCGTCGACGAACTGCACGATTTAGCCGTTCGCAATGACTTGAAAATAGAAGAATTTGTGGACCGCGAGTATTTTAAAAGTTTATATATCCGCGAACCCGGTGGTCTTAGAATCGAATTTGCAAGTGCTGGCCCCGGTTTTACAATAGACGAACCGCTAGAAACAATGGGCGATAAGCTAGCCTTACCAAGCTTTTTAGAAGGAAAAAGAACAGAAATTGAAACTTATTTTGGAGGAGATTTATGA
- a CDS encoding ring-cleaving dioxygenase: MIKDLKGIHHVTAMTSSAEKNYAFFTEVLGMRLVKKTVNQDDIHTYHLFFADDKGSAGTDMTFFDFPNLPKGRHGTDSISRVAFRVPSDAALEYWLNRFEQLEVPHGDIQTLFGKKYLTFQDFDDQQLQLISDENNEGVAAGTPWKNGPVPEKYAIYGLGPVFLTVVSLKNMEAILQTIFGFRKVTEEDGLHLYEVGEGGNGAQVIVEERTDIPAAMQGYGGVHHVAFRVEDHEELQKWIERMNTIEAPNSGYVNRFYFESLYVPVSERILFEFATDGPGFASDEPYETLGEKLALPPFLEPKRAEIEKMVRPINTKRS, encoded by the coding sequence ATGATTAAAGATTTAAAAGGAATTCACCACGTAACCGCAATGACAAGTAGTGCCGAGAAAAACTATGCATTTTTCACAGAAGTTTTAGGAATGCGTTTAGTGAAAAAAACCGTCAATCAAGACGATATTCATACGTACCATTTGTTTTTCGCTGATGATAAAGGCTCGGCGGGGACAGATATGACGTTTTTTGATTTTCCGAATTTACCAAAAGGACGCCACGGGACAGATAGTATTTCGCGCGTAGCTTTCCGTGTACCGAGCGATGCGGCGCTGGAATACTGGTTGAATCGTTTTGAACAATTAGAAGTTCCCCACGGTGATATCCAAACTTTATTTGGCAAAAAATATCTCACATTCCAAGATTTTGATGACCAACAATTACAATTGATTTCTGATGAAAATAACGAAGGCGTGGCTGCCGGAACTCCTTGGAAGAACGGACCAGTTCCAGAAAAATATGCAATTTATGGCTTAGGACCAGTCTTTTTAACCGTTGTTTCCTTGAAAAATATGGAGGCGATTTTGCAAACAATTTTTGGCTTTAGAAAAGTGACAGAAGAAGATGGACTTCATTTATACGAGGTTGGCGAAGGGGGAAACGGGGCGCAAGTAATTGTTGAAGAACGTACCGATATCCCAGCTGCAATGCAAGGTTATGGCGGCGTACATCATGTGGCTTTCCGAGTAGAAGATCATGAAGAGTTGCAAAAATGGATTGAACGCATGAATACAATTGAAGCACCCAATTCTGGCTATGTAAACCGCTTCTATTTTGAATCGTTATATGTGCCCGTTTCAGAGCGGATTTTGTTTGAATTTGCAACAGATGGCCCGGGCTTCGCAAGTGATGAACCATACGAAACACTCGGCGAAAAATTAGCCCTGCCACCATTTTTAGAACCAAAACGAGCTGAAATTGAAAAAATGGTACGCCCAATTAATACGAAACGGAGCTGA
- a CDS encoding alpha/beta hydrolase: protein MEHIFIPGKNKELAPLLLLHGTGGDEKSLVEVAEFIAGDAAVLSLRGDIKEGGANRFFKRFHDGSLDLEDLESKTAELIATTRELADEYQLDFERIIAVGYSNGANIAANALLQAEDSFHKAILFHAMPAGNKQPDFSISHRNVFLSAGLNDPLITAKASEELVEILEKRGANVETVWTAAGHSLTMEELEEAKKWYQNNQK, encoded by the coding sequence ATGGAACATATTTTTATTCCAGGGAAAAACAAGGAATTAGCGCCATTATTACTACTTCACGGAACAGGCGGCGATGAAAAGTCGCTTGTCGAAGTAGCGGAGTTTATCGCGGGTGATGCGGCAGTTTTATCCTTACGAGGTGACATCAAAGAAGGTGGAGCAAACCGATTTTTCAAAAGGTTTCATGACGGCAGTTTGGACTTAGAGGATTTGGAAAGCAAAACGGCAGAATTAATCGCAACAACGCGTGAACTGGCGGATGAGTACCAACTGGATTTTGAGCGAATTATTGCTGTCGGTTACTCGAATGGCGCCAATATAGCGGCCAATGCGTTGCTTCAAGCGGAAGATAGTTTCCATAAAGCGATTTTGTTTCATGCGATGCCAGCTGGAAATAAACAACCCGATTTTTCCATTAGCCACCGCAATGTATTTCTTTCGGCCGGTTTAAACGATCCGTTGATTACGGCAAAAGCTTCCGAAGAACTAGTAGAAATCCTCGAAAAACGTGGTGCGAACGTCGAAACCGTTTGGACGGCGGCGGGGCATTCACTGACTATGGAAGAACTAGAAGAAGCGAAAAAATGGTATCAAAACAACCAGAAATGA
- a CDS encoding flavin reductase family protein, with translation MAIFNSAALSQKDNYKFLTGSIIPRPIAFITTLAEDGVTVNAAPFSFFNVVSSDPAIVSIVVQRADGKQKDTARNAAFTKELNIHIVSEEFVEEMNKTAARLAPDVSEIDKTNLHLEPVPDMKTPKISEAKIVLTAKLDQIIPIKNDACEVISDLILARIVTYDFADDVFDAEHHYILPEKLAPVARLAGNDYAKLGDIFRIERPN, from the coding sequence ATGGCTATTTTTAACAGTGCTGCTTTATCCCAAAAAGATAATTATAAATTTTTAACAGGAAGTATTATTCCGCGACCAATTGCTTTTATTACTACACTTGCTGAGGACGGGGTGACGGTTAACGCCGCTCCGTTCAGTTTTTTTAATGTCGTTTCGAGTGATCCAGCAATCGTTTCTATCGTCGTCCAACGTGCGGATGGGAAGCAAAAAGATACAGCGAGGAATGCAGCTTTCACGAAGGAATTAAACATCCATATTGTCAGCGAGGAATTTGTGGAAGAGATGAATAAAACTGCCGCGCGCCTTGCGCCAGATGTGAGCGAAATCGACAAGACGAACTTGCATTTAGAGCCAGTCCCAGACATGAAAACACCAAAAATTTCCGAAGCAAAAATTGTCCTCACTGCTAAACTAGACCAGATTATTCCGATTAAGAATGATGCTTGTGAGGTTATTTCTGATTTAATTTTAGCGCGGATTGTGACATATGATTTTGCAGACGATGTGTTTGACGCTGAACATCATTACATTTTGCCAGAAAAGCTTGCGCCAGTAGCACGTTTGGCGGGAAATGACTATGCGAAACTTGGTGATATTTTCCGAATTGAGCGACCGAATTAA